One part of the Olleya sp. YS genome encodes these proteins:
- a CDS encoding geranylgeranylglycerol-phosphate geranylgeranyltransferase, with amino-acid sequence MKLLKLIRYKNLLLIALVQILIKYALFPSLNMLIDGQQVFVSTTLTHFQFVLLILSTLCIAAGGYIINDIFDVEADKINKPKQQIIGQHITTEQGYNYYMALTVIGVVLGFYLSHIVGVSSFFAIFVIIAALLYIYSSFLQHMLLVGNIIISMLVGLSLMIVGVFELFPAITPQNQFIQSSMLEVLFDYAVFAFLISLIREIVKDIQDVDGDYKAQLKTLPIVLGKDRAAKIAFGITVISILVLVYYLASFLFMQKIVVIYFIVTVVGPLIYIAIKLFTAEHKKDFKTISNLLKLVMLFGMLSMIIYLLTK; translated from the coding sequence TTGAAACTACTTAAACTTATAAGATATAAAAACTTGCTACTCATTGCATTAGTACAAATTTTAATTAAGTATGCGCTATTTCCTTCGTTAAATATGCTTATTGATGGTCAACAAGTATTTGTATCAACCACACTAACTCATTTTCAATTTGTATTATTGATACTTTCTACACTTTGTATTGCAGCTGGAGGATATATTATTAACGACATTTTTGATGTTGAGGCTGACAAAATTAACAAACCCAAGCAACAAATTATTGGTCAACATATTACTACAGAACAAGGTTATAACTATTATATGGCTTTAACAGTTATAGGTGTTGTGCTAGGGTTTTATTTATCGCATATTGTAGGTGTTAGTAGCTTTTTTGCCATTTTTGTTATTATTGCTGCGCTACTCTACATTTATTCTTCTTTCCTGCAACACATGCTTCTGGTTGGCAATATTATAATAAGTATGTTGGTTGGTCTAAGCCTTATGATTGTTGGTGTTTTTGAATTATTTCCAGCTATTACACCTCAAAATCAATTTATTCAATCGTCCATGCTAGAGGTACTTTTTGATTATGCTGTTTTTGCATTTTTAATATCATTAATAAGAGAAATTGTAAAAGACATACAAGACGTAGATGGCGACTATAAAGCGCAACTTAAAACCTTACCAATTGTATTGGGTAAGGATAGAGCAGCAAAAATAGCGTTTGGAATAACAGTAATTTCAATATTGGTTTTAGTGTATTATTTAGCATCGTTTTTATTCATGCAAAAAATTGTTGTTATTTATTTTATAGTAACAGTTGTTGGACCATTAATATATATTGCAATAAAACTATTTACAGCTGAACATAAAAAAGACTTCAAAACCATAAGTAATTTGCTTAAATTAGTCATGCTATTTGGTATGTTGTCTATGATAATATATTTATTAACAAAATAA
- a CDS encoding HAD-IIIA family hydrolase, which translates to MDNKSYKEYLHQITTFIFDVDGVLTNGMVTITTSGEMIRHMNVKDGYAIKQALNHGFNVCIISGGTNEGVRLRLQHLGVKDVYLGAHKKIEPFEEYLHNYKIKPEQVLYMGDDIPDVPVLKLVGLATCPQDAVQEVKRISKYISHKLGGEGCVRDVIEQVLKVQDKWDSNFDAQTY; encoded by the coding sequence ATGGACAATAAAAGCTATAAAGAATATTTACATCAAATAACAACATTTATTTTTGACGTAGATGGTGTATTAACTAACGGGATGGTTACTATCACTACTTCTGGAGAAATGATAAGACATATGAATGTTAAAGACGGTTATGCTATAAAACAAGCACTAAACCATGGATTTAATGTTTGTATTATCTCTGGAGGTACTAATGAAGGAGTAAGACTACGTTTGCAACACCTTGGCGTTAAAGATGTGTATTTAGGTGCTCATAAAAAAATTGAACCATTTGAAGAGTACTTACATAACTACAAAATCAAACCAGAACAGGTGTTGTATATGGGTGACGATATACCTGATGTGCCAGTTTTAAAATTGGTTGGTTTGGCAACTTGTCCGCAAGATGCTGTTCAAGAGGTGAAACGTATTTCAAAATATATTTCTCATAAATTAGGAGGTGAAGGTTGTGTAAGAGACGTTATTGAGCAAGTACTAAAAGTACAAGATAAATGGGATAGCAATTTTGATGCACAGACGTATTAA
- the corA gene encoding magnesium/cobalt transporter CorA, producing the protein MAKKRQKKRTQNYKKQIGQVPGALIYTGAKEDKSLHLHVFDYNDDDCKEADLDSVEDAFRFKDSETITWFNLNGLNFINEIEKIGNYYKLHPLILEDIVNTTQRPKIDEYNDYIFIVLKMMYYDETENIVAEQVSFVLGKNYVLTFQEAEGDVFDNVRERIRTKKGRVRVHESDYLLYALIDAIVDNYYAIIETMGNKIEDLEDDLFTGLTQEEISQQIQNLKREILKIRRAIFPLREIINRLEKSENGLIDEKTTHFFRDVYDHVIQVTETIDIYREMIWSLMDMYMTTISNKMNEVMKVLTIIATIFIPLTFIAGIYGMNFVNMPELHYKYGYHIVWIVMIVIFVGMLIYFKRKKWL; encoded by the coding sequence ATGGCTAAAAAAAGACAAAAAAAACGTACCCAAAATTATAAAAAACAGATAGGTCAAGTTCCTGGTGCATTAATTTATACAGGAGCCAAAGAAGATAAATCTTTACATCTGCATGTTTTTGATTATAATGATGATGACTGTAAGGAAGCAGATCTGGACTCTGTAGAAGATGCCTTTCGTTTTAAAGATTCAGAAACCATAACTTGGTTTAATCTTAACGGTCTAAACTTTATTAATGAAATTGAAAAAATTGGTAATTACTACAAATTACATCCACTAATTCTGGAAGATATTGTAAATACTACTCAGCGTCCTAAAATAGACGAGTATAATGACTATATATTTATTGTCTTAAAAATGATGTACTACGATGAAACCGAAAACATCGTTGCAGAGCAAGTTAGCTTTGTACTGGGTAAAAATTACGTACTAACCTTTCAGGAAGCCGAAGGCGATGTTTTTGATAACGTTAGAGAACGAATACGCACTAAAAAAGGACGCGTTCGTGTACATGAATCGGATTATCTATTATATGCCTTAATAGACGCCATAGTTGATAATTATTATGCAATCATTGAGACTATGGGTAATAAAATTGAGGATTTAGAGGACGATCTATTTACAGGCTTAACTCAAGAAGAAATTTCACAACAAATACAAAACCTGAAAAGAGAAATTCTAAAAATAAGACGTGCTATTTTCCCACTTCGTGAAATAATCAATCGACTTGAAAAAAGTGAAAATGGATTAATTGACGAAAAAACCACACACTTTTTTAGAGACGTTTACGACCATGTTATACAAGTCACAGAAACCATAGACATTTACCGTGAAATGATTTGGAGTTTAATGGATATGTATATGACAACCATTAGCAACAAAATGAATGAAGTCATGAAAGTATTAACCATTATTGCTACCATATTTATACCATTAACCTTTATTGCTGGTATCTATGGGATGAATTTTGTAAACATGCCAGAACTACACTATAAATACGGTTATCATATTGTTTGGATTGTGATGATTGTAATATTTGTTGGAATGCTTATTTACTTTAAACGTAAAAAATGGCTGTAA
- a CDS encoding Maf family nucleotide pyrophosphatase: MLKEKLKNRHIILASGSPRRQQFFRDLGLDFEVRLKHIKEEYPNKLLHFEISDYLAQLKSLPFLDELKDNDILVTSDTIVWHNNTALGKPRNKDEAFAMLKALSDDTHEVITSVCMRTKKYQKTVNAVTKVSFKSFTDEEIWHYINTYAPMDKAGAYGIQEWIGQIGVIGIEGSFFNVVGMPTHLVYETLNTIADEF; this comes from the coding sequence ATGCTCAAAGAAAAACTTAAAAATCGACATATTATTTTAGCATCTGGATCACCCAGACGTCAACAGTTTTTCAGAGATTTAGGTTTGGATTTTGAAGTCCGTTTAAAACACATAAAAGAAGAATATCCAAATAAATTACTCCATTTTGAAATCAGTGACTATCTAGCACAACTTAAATCGCTTCCCTTTTTAGATGAACTAAAAGATAACGATATCTTGGTAACTAGTGACACTATTGTTTGGCACAATAATACTGCTTTAGGCAAACCCAGAAATAAAGATGAAGCATTTGCTATGCTTAAGGCCTTAAGCGATGACACACACGAAGTTATCACTTCTGTTTGTATGCGTACAAAAAAGTATCAAAAAACGGTTAATGCTGTTACAAAAGTTAGCTTTAAAAGTTTTACAGACGAAGAAATTTGGCACTACATAAACACTTATGCTCCTATGGACAAAGCAGGTGCTTATGGCATCCAAGAATGGATTGGACAAATTGGTGTTATTGGTATAGAAGGCTCTTTTTTTAACGTTGTTGGTATGCCAACACATCTTGTTTACGAAACGTTAAATACCATTGCAGACGAGTTTTAG
- a CDS encoding mechanosensitive ion channel domain-containing protein produces MFLDNFKTELINSAIILAIFLVIRFTVKLFIKKIGQKSGINDARIGLISRYTTVTLFLIFILFVAYIFGAKFEDLAVIFSSVFAVIGIGLFAIWSILSNVTSGIIMFFSFPYKVGDKIKIHDKDAPIEAIIEDIRAFQLHLRLDNGDLVTYPNNLILQKAVTLVQKDAIEDFGDMH; encoded by the coding sequence ATGTTTTTAGACAATTTTAAAACAGAATTAATCAATTCGGCTATTATTTTAGCCATATTTCTTGTTATTCGTTTTACTGTAAAACTATTCATTAAAAAAATTGGTCAAAAAAGCGGAATTAACGATGCTAGAATCGGATTAATTTCTCGTTACACAACAGTGACACTATTTTTAATTTTCATCTTATTTGTAGCCTATATTTTTGGAGCAAAATTTGAAGATTTAGCAGTAATTTTCTCTTCTGTATTTGCAGTTATTGGTATTGGTCTATTTGCCATTTGGTCCATATTAAGCAACGTGACTTCGGGAATAATTATGTTTTTTTCGTTTCCATACAAAGTGGGAGACAAAATTAAAATTCATGATAAAGACGCACCAATTGAAGCCATAATAGAAGATATACGTGCATTTCAACTACATCTTAGGTTGGATAATGGCGACTTAGTCACTTACCCGAACAATCTAATTCTACAAAAAGCTGTAACTTTAGTTCAGAAAGATGCTATCGAAGATTTTGGAGATATGCATTAA
- a CDS encoding septum formation inhibitor Maf — protein MKTLKTLLFVTTILLFSCNKNNRVNIKDVAKTTVIDLDITEESTYKPNKQFNDYWYAGEAEITSYKLEQARYGEIREGHAVLVYVTESFLAEAQVKADQSNTSNINVLKLNSTKNFNTGIYPYSIMQSTFYPVANNQHAIKVSASIQEWCGQVYTQLNNREQFQVTSHSYFQWEADQQFTLEKTVLENEIWTQLRINPNSLPTGYFSIIPNLEFIRLNHKPLKGYNAFAENAPGKFKLTIKDLDKILEIYYNPEFPYDIKSWSETTNGLTTKATKLKSIKSAYWNKNSNTDLDLRKTLDLE, from the coding sequence ATGAAAACCCTTAAAACACTCCTATTTGTTACAACAATACTACTTTTTAGCTGTAATAAAAATAACAGAGTTAATATAAAAGATGTTGCCAAAACTACAGTTATAGATTTAGACATAACAGAAGAATCAACATACAAACCCAACAAACAATTCAATGACTATTGGTATGCAGGTGAAGCAGAAATCACGTCCTACAAATTAGAACAAGCACGTTACGGAGAAATTAGAGAAGGTCATGCAGTTTTAGTTTACGTCACAGAATCTTTTTTAGCAGAGGCACAAGTTAAAGCAGACCAGAGTAACACTTCAAATATTAATGTTTTAAAATTAAATAGTACTAAAAACTTCAATACAGGAATTTACCCTTATTCTATAATGCAAAGTACATTTTATCCTGTAGCAAACAACCAACATGCTATAAAAGTTAGTGCCTCTATACAAGAATGGTGTGGACAAGTCTACACACAACTTAATAACAGAGAGCAGTTTCAAGTAACGTCTCACTCGTATTTTCAATGGGAAGCAGACCAACAATTTACGTTAGAAAAAACAGTGTTAGAAAACGAAATTTGGACACAACTTCGTATTAACCCAAACAGTTTACCAACAGGTTATTTTTCTATAATTCCAAATTTAGAATTTATTAGACTCAATCATAAACCTTTAAAAGGTTATAACGCTTTCGCGGAAAACGCGCCAGGAAAATTTAAGCTTACCATTAAAGATTTGGATAAGATATTAGAGATATACTACAATCCAGAATTTCCTTATGATATTAAATCTTGGTCAGAAACCACCAATGGTTTAACTACAAAAGCAACTAAACTTAAAAGTATAAAATCTGCCTACTGGAATAAAAATAGTAATACAGATTTGGACTTAAGAAAAACCTTAGACTTAGAATAA